Proteins found in one Drosophila innubila isolate TH190305 chromosome X, UK_Dinn_1.0, whole genome shotgun sequence genomic segment:
- the LOC117794229 gene encoding dolichyl-diphosphooligosaccharide--protein glycosyltransferase subunit STT3A, whose amino-acid sequence MTVDISNVSGGAATKAKGLLTWEKQEHLVKLAILILAAVLSFATRLFSVLRFESVIHEFDPYFNYRTTRFLAEQGFYKFHNWFDDRAWYPLGRIIGGTIYPGLMVTSAALYRLMWMLNITIDIRNVCVFLAPFFSSLTTLVTYALTKEIHSTGAGLVAAALISIVPGYISRSVAGSYDNEGIAIFCMLFTYYLWIKAVKTGTIFWSAMSALAYFYMVSSWGGYVFLINLIPLHVLALMITGRFSHRIYIAYSTLYCVGTILSMQISFVGFQPIQSSEHMLALGVFGLCQIHGFVDYLRSRMPKEHFDLLFKTLVSSVISLVVIVGTLLTLTGKVSPWTGRFYSLLDPSYAKNHIPIIASVSEHQPTSWSSFYFDLQILVFLFPAGLYFCFSRLTDSNIFIILYGVTSIYFAGVMVRLMLVLAPVMCVLSGIAISHLLAKYIKSVDTGSSKPATESKRQHKKLEQQSGGVKSEVAIGFVAIITLMLIVYTLHCTWVTSEAYSSPSIVLSARSHDGGRIIFDDFREAYYWLQMNTPENARIMSWWDYGYQITAMANRTILVDNNTWNNTHISRVGQAMASSEEKAYEIMRELDVDYVLVIFGGLTGYSSDDINKFLWMVRIGGSTDRGAHIKEKDYYAANGEFRVDKEGSPTLLNCLMYKMCYYRFGQMYTEGGKAQGYDRVRAAEIGNKDFELDVLEEAYTTEHWLVRIYKVKDLPNRGV is encoded by the exons ATGACTGTTGATATTAGCAACGTAAGCGGCGGAGCGGCGACAAAGGCAAAAGGTCTCCTAACATGGGAAAAGCAAGAGCATCTTGTCAAATTGGCAATACTCATTCTGGCCGCCGTTTTGT CATTCGCCACACGTTTATTTTCCGTGCTGCGCTTTGAAAGCGTCATCCATGAGTTCGATCCATATTTTAATTACCGCACCACGCGGTTCCTTGCCGAGCAAGGCTTTTACAAATTCCACAATTGGTTCGATGATCGCGCCTGGTATCCGCTTGGCCGCATCATTGGCGGCACCATTTATCCCGGATTAATGGTCACCTCGGCAGCCCTCTACAGGCTCATGTGGATGCTGAACATAACGATTGACATACGGAATGTCTGCGTGTTTCTTGCACCATTCTTCTCATCGCTCACCACGCTGGTCACATATGCTTTGACCAAGGAAATACAC agCACTGGTGCTGGCTTGGTCGCTGCTGCGCTAATCTCGATTGTGCCCGGCTATATATCACGCTCGGTGGCCGGTTCCTATGATAACGAAGGCATTGCCATCTTTTGCATGCTCTTCACGTATTATCTATGGATCAAGGCTGTGAAAACAGGCACAATATTCTGGTCGGCGATGTCGGCGCTTGCCTACTTCTATATGGTATCGTCGTGGGGCGGTTATGTGTTCCTTATCAATTTGATACCATTGCACGTGCTCGCACTGATGATCACCGGACGCTTCTCACATCGCATCTATATAGCATATAGCACCCTATACTGTGTCGGCACTATACTCTCCATGCAGATATCGTTTGTGGGCTTTCAGCCCATCCAAAGCTCGGAGCACATGCTG GCCCTTGGAGTTTTTGGTCTCTGTCAGATCCATGGATTTGTGGATTATCTACGCTCTCGCATGCCCAAGGAGCACTTTGATCTGCTCTTCAAGACGCTGGTGTCCAGTGTGATCAGTCTGGTGGTAATTGTGGGCACATTGTTGACACTCACTGGCAAGGTGTCTCCTTGGACGGGTCGCTTCTACTCGCTGCTGGATCCATCCTATGCAAAGAACCACATTCCAATTATTGCTTCCGTTTCGGAGCATCAGCCAACGTCATGGTCATCATTCTACTTTGATCTACAG ATTCTGGTGTTCCTCTTTCCCGCTGGACTTTACTTTTGTTTCTCACGCTTAACCGATTCGAACATCTTTATCATTTTGTATGGCGTGACGAGCATTTATTTTGCTGGCGTTATGGTCCGTCTAATGCTTGTGCTGGCGCCTGTGATGTGTGTGCTCTCTGGTATTGCCATATCGCATCTGTTGGCCAAGTATATCAAGAGCGTGGACACGGGCAGCTCAAAGCCGGCAACGGAAAGCAAGCGTCAACACAAGAAACTGGAGCAACAGAGTGGCGGTGTTAAGAGCGAGGTGGCCATTGGATTTGTAGCGATTATAACACTTATGCTTATCGTTTATACACTCCACTGTACGTGGGTCACCTCCGAGGCCTATTCCTCGCCCAGCATTGTCCTCAGTGCACGTTCCCACGACGGCGGTCGCATCATCTTTGATGACTTTCGCGAGGCATACTATTGGCTGCAAATGAACACGCCCGAG AATGCTCGCATCATGTCCTGGTGGGATTATGGCTATCAGATAACGGCCATGGCAAATCGAACGATACTCGTGGACAACAACACCTGGAACAATACGCATATCTCACGTGTCGGTCAGGCCATGGCCTCCTCCGAGGAGAAAGCCTACGAGATAATGCGTGAACTGGATGTGGATTATGTTCTGGTCATATTTGGCGGCCTCACCGGCTATTCATCCGATGACATCAACAAGTTCCTATGGATGGTGCGCATTGGCGGCAGCACCGATCGTGGTGCCCACATTAAGGAGAAGGACTACTATGCAGCAAATGGCGAGTTCCGTGTGGACAAGGAGGGTTCACCCACATTGCTCAATTGTCTCATGTACAAGATGTGCTATTATCGCTTTGGGCAAATGTACACGGAGGGCGGCAAGGCGCAGGGTTATGATCGTGTTCGAGCCGCTGAAATTGGCAACAAGGACTTTGAGCTGGATGTCCTCGAGGAGGCATATACCACAGAGCATTGGCTGGTGCGCATCTACAAGGTCAAGGATTTGCCAAACAGAGGCGTCTAA